The Brachypodium distachyon strain Bd21 chromosome 4, Brachypodium_distachyon_v3.0, whole genome shotgun sequence nucleotide sequence TGAACTGAATGGATGTCATTTCTTGGTAAGACTTCCTCAATATGCTTCCTAATGTTTGTATAATATTATCAtatatttcctttttgtaCTTTGTGAACCGAATGTTCCCTTTtgtgctttcctatttgttcTAGGTATACAAATCGTTTGGCGATGTCATTGGTTCTTATTCAAAGTGCTTATCGTCTGCGAAAAGCAATATTAAACCATTACTGTAAGTATTTTCAAAATGTATTGAAGTTTAATGTTCTTTTTATGTATTTATGATACTTTAATATGTTTTACCTTTATTTTCAGCCTATTCTGTGCTTCAGGAATTGCAAAATCTGTATCAGCAAATGCTTGCTCCTTAGCTTTGCGTAAACTTTGTGAGGATGCCTCGTCATTCATCCATGATCCTCAAAATCTAGAAATTCTTTTCTGGATTAGTGAGGTAATACTATTTGTACGATATCAATATATTCTGCCATGATATTTTGTTGGTCAGAGGCCAATGCAACCCATAACTTCTAGAACAATGTATTTATTAGAGATTCGAAAATGGCTACTCCTAACTGTGGGTTTTATTCCATTAGCAAAGAGTTATATATCCAGGAGAGACATGGGACACATGTGCAAACTTAGATTATGACCCTTATTGGCCAAGTCATCCTAGACTATTGACTTGAACGGAATGTCTCCTTCCAGTCAGGACATGGCTAGATGCACACTGAACAAAGATCATGCAGCCTTTTTATCTAGAAAGAAAACTAACTTTGATAACTCTATGCTCTCTGAGAGGTGAAAGCTTGTATTCGTCTTTTCTTTGACTGTAGTAGTCATATGTACGTACAGATTCATGTTTTAGCATTGCATGATTTAATTTAGTTGCATGAATATGGTCTACCACATGGCCATCTGCTTGGTCAATATAGCTTATATATTCATCTTGGGCTTGTATTCAATGTAGTATTCAAAGAGCAGTGTTCTTATAGGGTATGGATGAAGGGAACCTGCGGAtagaggatgaagaagagatCATTAGTGCTATTACACATGCTCTATGTTCCGTTCTTGATAAAGAGTTGAGGAAAAGTTCGCTGTCCAGGTTACTTTGTTCAAGCTATTCAGCTGTTAAAAAGATTGTATGTTTTCTTTCCTTAGTGCAGCTTTGCTTCAAataccttttgttttattattttcagttatTTTATTATGTTCAGTATCATTTATTGGAGCATAAGTTTAGAACCATGTCCAGTATTCATTAACAGCTTTACTTGCATATTTTTAACATCTTCACTAAACTTTAATCTCATGGAGTAATCCGGActtatattttttgaattttagaAGCAATTTCCAATGCAAAAGCAAAGGTTTCTAAAAATGCTTTTTTATGGTCCACTCACGTGCTTATTTCATCAGGTGTCGGGCGCTCATAGGTGGTTGAACGTGTTCTCATTGTTGATTTTGAAGGTTTTTATGCCAGTACAGGAGTTTGATGtgaaatattaaaaatatgtCTTTTCAGCTTTAGAGAATAATTGCTGCTGCTCTTAGTTTATATGAGGCTTTCTGTCCAGGGTCCACTCTAATTTACAATTGATAGATGACCCATGCTAAAGAGAAATAAAGGCTTACAAGTTGCAATAGCCTCAGTTgacttttccttttttgtgcACCAAGCCTGTCAATCTGTATTGTAATTATAACATTATCATGCTGTGCTTATCCCTCCTTTGTTGTTTCTCAAATATAACATTACCATGCTGTGCTCTACATGGAGTAATAAACTTTTCCATTCATGAACTGTTAATTACTGTATTATCTAAAATGTAAATCCatttcattttccttttactTATACAGAATGACGTAGACAGAGATCAATCACTAAGGCAAGGCCCTGGTGCTTACACACAAGCCTTGAACCTTGCAGTTCGTGGACTTCACAGGTgcctacatttttttatttaactATTGTATGTTTTGCTTTGCTCTATGTTCTTTTAGATTTTGCTAGAAAGGATACTTCACCAGATTGCATATACAGATATACTTTGCGGTAACCATGCAATGTGATAGACTAATTCAAGCATGGTCCAGCTAATGGTTAAACAAATTCTTTTGCCACtttgaaggaaaagaaaatattcaTTTTACtctgaagaaaaggaaaccatATCTTTATGGCTGCATTATGCTTTGCGTCCACAAATAACAGACTACTGTGCTTGAGCTgtcgaaatgttacatgtCGAGGTAATGATATATGATTGCAAAAGATGTGTACATAAAGGAGTACATTTGTTCTCGCAGTCATCAAAAAGTTAGTCGGCTAAATAGTAGAACTGCAGAAGTGCCCAATCTTTATGTATATAACTCTGGGAAAAGCTTCGCAGCATTGCTAACTATATTAGAGTCAATGGAGATGAAAGTTAAGCCATGTAGAGTCATTTGTAAGGATGGTAATTGACTGCAGCCACAATGTCAACTTTGTTTGTGGAAACCTAAATCAATTGAGATTAACGCTGAAGAACAGAAAAAGTAGATGAGCAAAAGCATGGTGGCAGGCATCTCCCTTGATCAATGTGCTGATATCCGACCAATTCATGGATGCATCATTGGCTGAGCATTTCCTTCCCCATCACAAGAATGTATGCTCGGGCATTCAAGTTAGCTCGTTGACTGGCAGAGATAGAATCTCCCCTCATCACCATATTTCTGTTTTGGATCTTGGAAATGTGGGCATCGTCCCACTTATGATCATCAATGGTCAGCTATCCAAGGAAATATGATATGATTTGACTAGTTCAAACACATTAACAGGGGGTATTAACGTCAAAGTTGCTCGCTACTAATCAAACATCTTTTCTACCCCCCTGGTGGCAAAACTTGTAATTGTTGTTGCTTCCCTTCTTAATGCAAATGTCATGCAAAGCTTTTGGATACTCCCTCCCAAGTCTGCCTTCAAAGCTTttgtatactccctccaaagTCTGCCTTTAAAGCTTTTGTATACTCCTCCCAAGTCtgccttttattttcttttacaaATTTTACACTATAAGTAAATGCACCGTTGTCTTTCAGAATGGGCGCTTTGTTCAGTCATTTGGCAGCATCGGTTGCATCTGGTCTGATTGATGATGATACAATTTCGGTTCTTCTCGGTATATTCTGGCCACTCCTTGAAAAACTTTCCAAGTCATCTCATATGGAGAATACTAGTTTATCTGCAGCTGCTTGTCGTTCTCTTTCTTCAGCTATTCATTCTTGTGGTATGTTCGACTGGACTTTTAGattgcaaaatttcaagctTTGTGGCAGGTAGATCATTGGGCTGAACTGCTGATCAAGAGTTTACATTTTACAGGACAACATTTCCAAATTTTGTTACCTAACATTCTGGAATGCTTATCTACAAATTTCTTGCTGTATCAAAGGCATGACTGCTTCTTAAAAACAGGTAACAGTGATACTTTCATACGCAGTTAAGTTCTGCTTGATTTAATTCAACTCTACATGAATTTTCCTGTACACCTTTTTGTTCTATTCGCAAGGGATTAACGTCGATGTACACATAAGGTTTGGGTGGCAGTTTGCTGCTACATAACTTACAAGCATCAACTAAGCTCACCTGTACAATCATGTCGTAGTCTTGCACTCTCGCATTGAAATATAAATAATGATGCCACACCGTAAACTGATAGCATTAAGATGCTACTTACTACTGCAGCATCTTATTTCAATATTTTGAAGTCTAATCTACCTTGACATCATCTATATTTTCAGCTGCTAATGTAATTGAAGAATTTGGCCACAAGGAAGAATATAGTGTTGTATGTGTCAGAACTTTTGAAACGTTTAGCTCTGCAGCTTCACTGTCGAATTTGAATTCTTCTTATACATGTGATCAAGAACCCGATCTAGTTGAAGCCTATGTGAACTTCACATCTGCATTTATACGCTGCTGTCCAAaggtctttttctttctcatgtCCCGTATGTTAAGGTGTTTATTCTTTATTATCACATGATATGAACTGCCTGTTTGACACCAATTCTTGTTTTGATTTCATGATTAATCAGGAAGTTATCTTTGCATCTGGCTCACTGCTTGAGTTGTCATTTCAAAAGGCAGCTATATGCTCTACAGCAATGCACCGAGGAGCAGCACTTGCAGCAATGTCCTATTTATCATGTGAGTGTCACTTATCCACTCATGTGTATAGCCTGATGCTATATCAGTTAACCATGATGATTGCTCCCAGTTTCTGTGGATAGGTGTGCAGTGAGTAAATTTGCCTGTTGTATAAATGAAGATTAAGAGATAAACTAGTGTGTGGGCTGAGGACTACTGGTAGAAGAATGATATTTGCAAGTTAGTTTTTACTGCAAATGCATTAGTGTAAGAGTCAAGGatgaagaatactttgtgaaTTGCGATCAATAAAACAGTACTCGGGCCATAGTCTGCTCAAGTGCTGATATGATATAATTGTGCGGCACAATTTGTGCCAAGTTAGTATTTTTACTGCAAATGCATAGTATCTGTCTAGTTTCTGCATTTCTGGTGTTCTGGATAGCAAAGGCAATTTGTATAGCAACACAGGAGCTACAGTTTATCGCATTTAGTGAGTTTTTAGTACTTTCTGATTGTgtaaaggattttttttaagccAAGTTGTTATGTCACTGGAAAGCACCATGGATTGTTTTTAATTGCCGGTTGAACTTCCAAATCTTATTGTACTTTCTGCATTGTTCGTGTTTATTTGACCGATCATGGACTGGTGGAGGCCTTACCAGTTTATCACCTGCCATGTGGCATACTTAAGCTCAAGCTATTGCACTTAACATGGTGACAACtattgttgttcttgtttgatCATTTCAATCTAGGAGTTATAAAGTTACGTGAAACCTGCAGGTTTTCTCGATGTTAGCCTCACTGCTGTGCTGGAATCTCCAGAATGCCTCTCTGATGGATCACGTGATGTGGTGCTAGTTCAAATTTTGGCACGCTGTGGTGAAGGTCTTATGTCTAATGTACTTTATGCTCTACTTGGTGTCTCAGCCTTGTCAAGGGTGGGTACAATTTGAAGAGTACTTCATATTTGCTTTCATGTCACTGGTCCTTAcacccattttcttcttctatacTCACCATTTGCTTATATGAGACATCAAATCTGGCCATGTCATTTTGCTTGTGCATCATCTGAATTTTCCTCTGACATAGGTGACGTAGGCTAATAATGATGATCATGCTTTTACTTAAAGAAACTTTCTTCTGTTCTTCATCTGTAGTAGTACTTGTCATATCTGTGATTTAATTTATGCTCTGCGTAGGGCATATATTTTAGACTAGAGTGCACCAGGCGTCTGGGTGTCCAGGCATCCTATATTGGGGCGTCAGTTTGGTCCCAATAGTATGAGAGTGCACCATTGGGTCCCGAAAGTGCCTTAAGTGATCCATTGGAGGTCCTAGGTCAACCAATTGCCGTTTTACCTGCATGCCTGGATGTTTGACCATTTATTACGAGTCGCTCGACTAGCTGCAACAGTGCAACTAGTCTAGCAGCCGCAACCTGGGTGCAACTAGGGACTTTGAGTTCACTGGTTGGGGCAGTCGATCAGATGTTAGACTAGTTGCTCAAACAATTTGAGTTAAGACTCAGACTAGACCCCCTGCCAGGCAACATGTGAGGATGTATAAAGGCTTTCCATGGAACCCTAGCTTCTCCATCCTCCAGGTTCCGGAACGAGTCGTACCTCCTCCTGGGTTGAACATGGCCTTGGTGGACCACCGCCACCGGCAAGCAATCTTCTCCTCTGCTCACCTTCCCTCGCTCTGTTttcccctcctctcctttcAATCCTATATTTCCAGAATCCAGATCTGTTATTCTATGAGTCGATACCCTAGGGACTAAAATCGGCTCTTAACCCTGACCATTGTCACATCAGCTGCATCATCctaaataaatactcccttTGTTCCAAAATATGTGGCGTATTTGACTGCAACCAATAATTAATCCATTAAATGTGGGTAAATTTGATACTATTGGATTCATATTCAAAAGCACTTTCTTTATATTATTATTTCGTAACTACCAATAGAACATGGTACAAGAAATTTATCACCGAAGTTAAAAAACTTGTCAATCAAAACACAAACTACGTTTTTCAATTGAGGGAGTAAATTTTACATTTGGACAGAGTTGAGGAAGACAAAGGAGGCTTCCAGCGAGATGGGGAACGTCAAGGCCGCCGGAAACATCTTCTCAATGGGCACCTATGATGAGTTCTGGTCAAGATGCGGTCACACCTTGTCACCTTATGTCTCCCTCCTCTGTGTCACTCTCACTTTCACAGTGGTCCCATGAGTCAGACATATGTGAGCATGGCCTGGGCATGCTGAATTGCTATGGACGATCGGTGACTCAATTAATGTACTCTCGGGACCCAAAATCTATATTTTCAAAGAATCAGAACCTAGCCGACACCCTGCTGATACTTTGTGGATCCGCGGTGCACCTGACTATAAATTTTAATTATGGTCagaaaccaaatcatgtgatcATAGAGGTGTTACAGAACATTGACTTTTTTTCCTTAACAGGTGCATAAATCTGCAACAGTGTTGCAGCAGTTGGGGGCATTGTGCAGCCTCTGTGAGAGAACAACATGGAAGGCTATTCTTTGTTGGGATTCCCTTTGTAGGTGGCTGCAGTCAACGGTAGCATTTCCACAATCACTTTCGTTTAATTGTGGCAGGCAATGACgtcatatttttcatttttgtttgtgttcAGCTAACTTTGGAAGTATCAACATCAATATGCTCTAATTTATATGACCACTTATGTTCCAATTATCTGTTCCAGATGTGTGAACACATGTTGTCATGACGGTACAATTTGAAAGTTTAGCAATGCTATGCTTACTGATTATTTCGCATAACTACCTCTAGTGTTTGAAACTTATAACAATGAAAGATAGATTAAAGAAATCATCAAGATGATATTTCTCTTCACTAGCAAGTTGAATGTATAGATGGAGATCCATAGAATGTAGTCATGTTAGACTAGTTGCAGGCTGTCACTTATTGAcactgaatttttttgttgcctTGGTAAAGAAGCTATATTTGCTGTTGTGATTTTTCTTACTAGCTGTTCTGTACTTCTGTCCCATTTTAGCTAAAATGATTCTTGATCAGGTGAAATCTTTGCCCTCGGAGTACCTAAGGCATGGGGAAGCTGAGATGATAATTCAATTATGGCTCAAGGTTCTTCAGGATGCAGCCTCAGACTATCTTCACAGCAGGACCGTCAGTAATGGCAGAAACCATCCTGGTTACATGCAAGGAAAAGGCGGAAGAACCCTTAAACGCATAATTCGAGACTTTGCAGAAAGCCATCGAAATATTCCAATCCCGTGCCCTGCATGATAGCCGGTGGAGTGGCCTTCGACAGTCCTGTTTAGTTTGTTGAAGAAGCTTCCATGAGCTTAAAGAGGGTCTGTGTTTTGGGGTCACAGTGCATAATGTTGATCCAAGGTTTTATGTCCGTATTATCTTTAAGCTGGCCAAGCAGgatgtttgttgatttataTGTGAAGACTGGGTTGGGAGCTTTGGCCTGCTTTCTATGCCATTTCACTGAAGAAGGGGACGCGATCAGCCAAGACAGGTTGCTCGGCTGAATATTCTTTATGAAGCTATCCAGTATGTTAATGCAACCCGCTGCACTGAAGAATGAAAGTTAGAGATCTATATCCCACGCTTGTGCAACGCTTGTTATTCTTG carries:
- the LOC100825040 gene encoding transportin MOS14 isoform X1; the encoded protein is MDGAEARDLQAQLAAAVQALNHGAHPSARLAANQWLLALQGSPQAWALAASLLASPDPSLPADLLFFAAQMLRRKIQSPSAPLPDPAAQLLDALLLAARRFCLGPPRLLTQICLALAALALRAEGGVDGLFARMQHLPDPALLELLTVLPEEVAQDQSGDTGVNAAARCRFTRELLAHAPAVLKFLLAQSEKPDGADGVSLHERSRRVLRCLLSWVRVGCFSGMPGAELAAHPLLTFAFNSLQVSSSFDVAIEVMTELVSQYQDLPQAFLSKILHIREVLLLPALANRSEKVIAGLTSLMCEVGLAAPALVAEGSNQAIALSDALLRCIAFSSEDWEIADSTLQFWCSLAHFLLGIDVQAAKRNATRELFLPVFSSLLDALLFRAQITDTDGVSTIPDGLAQFRLNLEELLVDICLLLGAPAYINKLLSGGGWGLSTQSIPWKEVEVRMYALSMVSDTILQDGSPLDFSIIMHFVNILSSRTPAELNGCHFLVYKSFGDVIGSYSKCLSSAKSNIKPLLLFCASGIAKSVSANACSLALRKLCEDASSFIHDPQNLEILFWISEGMDEGNLRIEDEEEIISAITHALCSVLDKELRKSSLSRLLCSSYSAVKKINDVDRDQSLRQGPGAYTQALNLAVRGLHRMGALFSHLAASVASGLIDDDTISVLLGIFWPLLEKLSKSSHMENTSLSAAACRSLSSAIHSCGQHFQILLPNILECLSTNFLLYQRHDCFLKTAANVIEEFGHKEEYSVVCVRTFETFSSAASLSNLNSSYTCDQEPDLVEAYVNFTSAFIRCCPKEVIFASGSLLELSFQKAAICSTAMHRGAALAAMSYLSCFLDVSLTAVLESPECLSDGSRDVVLVQILARCGEGLMSNVLYALLGVSALSRVHKSATVLQQLGALCSLCERTTWKAILCWDSLCRWLQSTVKSLPSEYLRHGEAEMIIQLWLKVLQDAASDYLHSRTVSNGRNHPGYMQGKGGRTLKRIIRDFAESHRNIPIPCPA